The stretch of DNA GGGACAGCCAGATCGCCGATTTCCCGAAGGTGATCAGCCAGATCAACGCTGATCCCGACGTACGGTTCGTCCACCACGTCGGCGACATCAAGAACGGCTCCACCGTCTGCAGTGACGACTACTTCAAGCTGATCAAGTCGGACTTCGACACGTTCGAGGACCCGCTCGTCTACACCGTGGGCGACAACGAGTGGACCGACTGCCACCGGCCCAACAACGGAAGCTACGACCCGCTGGACCGCCTGGCCGCCATCCGCGACGTCTTCTTCCCCCAGCCGGGCCGGACACTGGGCCGCAACAGCGTCCGGGTGACCTCGCAGGCCGACCAGGGCTACCCCGAGGACGTCCGGTACACCCGGGCGAACGTCGCCTTCGCCGCCCTGCACATCGTCGGCAGTAACAACAGCATGGCGCCGTGGACCGGCAACACCTCGGCCACGCCGGAGCAGGCGGCCGAGGTGCTCGGCCGTACGGCCGCCGTGGTGCAGGAGATCCGCGAGACCTTCGCGGCCGCCGCGCACGAGCACAACAAGGCCGTCGTCCTGCTCACCCAGGCCGACATGTTCGATCCGACGGTCACCGACCCGTCCTTCGCGGACTATTACGCCTTCCAGCCGATCGTCAGGGCGATCGCCGAGGAGTCGGCCAGGTTCCGGGGCCCGGTGTACCTCTTCAACGGCGACAGCCACGTCTACACCAGCGACAAGCCGCTGGACACCGGCTCCCAGTGGCTGTCCTTCTACGGCGTCACGTCCGTCGCACCCAACCTCCACCGGGTCACCATCGACGGCTCGACCGACGTCGGCAACTGGCTGAAGGTGACGATCGATCCGGGCAGCAAGCAGGTCCTGAGCTGGACCCGGGTGCCCTTCACTCACACGAAGTGAGTCCCCTCCGGGGGACACCACACAGGGAGCGCCCAGCCTCTTACGCCGGGTGCTCCCTGTGGGCCGACGGGTCTCGGTAGCGTCGGCGGGAGCGGTCGATGTCGTGCGCGGTGACGATCCCGCCGAGGCGGCCGTCGTCCATCACCAGGATGGGCAGTCCACCGCCCGCGGCGCCGAGGCGCTCCAGTACGGAGTTCAGCAGCTCGTCGGGTGCGGCGAGAGTGCACCGGGACAGCGGGGTCGCGAGGTCCCGTACCCGCAGGCGCTCCCGCTGCCCGGGCGGTACGGTGGCCAGCCGGCGCAGTTGCAGGAGGCCGCTGGGGTGACCGTCGAAGTCCAGCAGCGGCACCACCGAGTGCCCTGTCCGGGCGGCCACCTCGGACAGGAAGCTGCCCACGGTCAGCCAGTCCGGCCCGGTGACCACGGGAGTGGTCATCGTCTGCCCCACCCGTACGCCACGCAGGGCGGTGACCAGCTCGGCCCACCGCCGTTCGGTCGCGGCGGTACCGGCCACGAACAGACCGATGGCCATCAGCCACAAGCCGCCGGTCGTGCCCCTCAGGAGCACCACCCACCCGCCGGCGGCCAGCGCCATTCCCACGACCTGTCCGCTGCGACCGGCCGCCCGCTGGGCCCGCTCGCGGTCCCCCGTACGCCACCACACCGCGGCCTGGACCAGCCGCCCTCCGTCCAGGGGCGCGGCGGGCAGCAGGTTGAAGACACCCAGCAGCAGGTTCGTGCCGCCCAGCCAGCTCAGCACGGCAACGGGAATCCGCCATCCCGTCGTGGCGTCCACGCCGGCCGCCGCGCCCAGCCAGACACCGCCGAGCAGCAGGCTGGCGACCGGCCCGCTCACGGCGACCGAGAACGCCGTGCGTGCTGTCGTCGGCCGGTCCATCCGGGTCAGTCCGCCGAGCGCCCACAGCGTCACGTCCCGCACGGCTATCCCCGCCCTGCGGGCTGTCAGCGCGTGCGCGGCCTCGTGCACCACCAGACTCATCAGCAACAGCGAAGCACCGACGACCCCGGCGGCCGCGTACACGACCGGTGCCAGGCCCGCCTCATACCTGGGCAGCGTCCAGCTGGCCAGACCGTACGCGAAGAAGAGCATGACCAGCGGCACGCTCCAGTGAGCCTGAATCGCCAGCCCTCGGATGCTTCCGATCCGGATCGAACCCTTCATTCCCATCACCGCCGACAGGTCACGCCCTCCGGCCGTACCCCCGCCCTCCTTCCAGGGTCCGCCACAGACCAACGAAAGGAAACATCCATCCGAATCCCGGCAGTGATGGCCGTCGCGGGCGTACGTCGGCCGGCCGTCCAGGTCCGTGGGACACATGGCGGCCGGCCGCCGGCGTGCGGGTGCTACTCGGTGACGAAGTCGCCCATCATGGCCATGTCCTCGTGCTCCAGGTTGTGGCAGTGGAGCATGAAGGGGCCGGTGTAGTCGGTGAAACGGACGACCACTTCCACGGCCTCGGCCGGACGCAGGGACACGGTGTCCTTCCAGCCGTGGTCGTACGCCCCAGGCTCCCCGTTGTTCCGCGAGACCACCTGGAAGTGGTTGAGGTGGAGATGGACCGGGTGGTGGAAGTTGGTGGTGAACCGCCACACCTCGGTCTGCCCCAGCCCGGGCCTGGCCAGAGCACGGCCCGGCTGGTACCCCAGGCCGTTGATGGTCCACCCCTCGACCGAGCCATGGAAGTGGAAGTCCCGGGTGACCGCGGCCCGACCGGGCTCCAGCGCGACCACCTTGCTCAGCTTCTCCGGCACCGTCGTGTCGTCCTCGGGTGAGCCCGACCCCACGTCGAATCGCATGACCTCGGCGGTCGTGCCGTCCCCGAAGCGGTTCAGCAGACGCACCTTCGTGCCCGCGCGGTACCGGGAGAAGTCGGCGACGACATCGAAGCGTTCGCCGGGTGCGATCTCCAACGCGTCGTGGGAGCGGGGCGAGGACAGCAGCCCGCCGTCGCCGCCGATCTGCACGAAGGCGTCACCGCCCTCGGGCTGCGGGTCCAACTCCAGTTTGTACACGCGGGCGTTGGAGGCGTTGAGGAACCGCAGGCGATAGCGCAGCCGCTGCACCTCGTGCACCGGCCAGGGCGCTCCGTTGACCAGCACCACGTCACCCAGTACGCCGTTCATGTAGGCGTCGGTGACGCCTGGAGCGTGAAATCCCGGATCCACCATGGGGTAACG from Streptomyces sp. 6-11-2 encodes:
- a CDS encoding metallophosphoesterase, whose amino-acid sequence is MRSWRRAASVILALSALAFALTNQSATADPGHSRFSFAVIGDIPYGDSQIADFPKVISQINADPDVRFVHHVGDIKNGSTVCSDDYFKLIKSDFDTFEDPLVYTVGDNEWTDCHRPNNGSYDPLDRLAAIRDVFFPQPGRTLGRNSVRVTSQADQGYPEDVRYTRANVAFAALHIVGSNNSMAPWTGNTSATPEQAAEVLGRTAAVVQEIRETFAAAAHEHNKAVVLLTQADMFDPTVTDPSFADYYAFQPIVRAIAEESARFRGPVYLFNGDSHVYTSDKPLDTGSQWLSFYGVTSVAPNLHRVTIDGSTDVGNWLKVTIDPGSKQVLSWTRVPFTHTK
- a CDS encoding multicopper oxidase family protein, with the translated sequence MRRRTFLSAGGAALGVGAVTLASLPLLRSYFSEGKPGHLLGSTAELPRPYQVPLPVPPLLEPASSSGTTDAYDITQRVAELEILPGLRTKAWTYGGTFPGPTIVSRSGRRTVVRHRNELDQPVVVHLHGGHTPAASDGYPTSLILPANGSYDAHRAVQDMAGGKHGMSVDHGAMDLAEGVRSYTYPLKQRAATLWYHDHRMGYTGASVWMGLAGFHLVHDDEEGRLPLPSGERDLPLMITDRSFAEDGSFRYPMVDPGFHAPGVTDAYMNGVLGDVVLVNGAPWPVHEVQRLRYRLRFLNASNARVYKLELDPQPEGGDAFVQIGGDGGLLSSPRSHDALEIAPGERFDVVADFSRYRAGTKVRLLNRFGDGTTAEVMRFDVGSGSPEDDTTVPEKLSKVVALEPGRAAVTRDFHFHGSVEGWTINGLGYQPGRALARPGLGQTEVWRFTTNFHHPVHLHLNHFQVVSRNNGEPGAYDHGWKDTVSLRPAEAVEVVVRFTDYTGPFMLHCHNLEHEDMAMMGDFVTE